GATGGCATTGAAAACAAAGAGAGAAGGTATTGATGTATTTGAAATACCATCAGCCCAACCTGCAATTTTTGTCAATTTGAAGGTATGCTTCATCCATGTTTGTAGCAAGTAGATCCATTAAACTTTTCTCGGTAACACGGTAATCAAAGTTCCCTACAAATAGAGAAGCATATTTTCAGTTCTCCAAATAAACCCTCTGTCTAAGCTAATATTATAGTTCATCTGCATCTTGGTCTCAACAACCAAAGAGAAACCAAATAAATACTATAGAAAGTCACATGGTTTTTGTTTTGTGACCAGGTTAAGTGAATCTCTCTGAACGTGGATCCAGTAGATGCATTCAAGATATACAAAATGAATATTTCCTGTACAGTTGACTCACACCTCTTCCTATCAAAAACTTAAAGAGCTTAGAGAATCCCGTAATAAAATAGAGCTATTTACAAAGCCTCGTGGCTAAAGGGATAGATTTCTACATTATTAGTTTCTTCAATTATTAGGCGGACAAATAATGAAAACATTGCATAAACGGGGATAAGAAATTATATATTCTACCTTTGACTTTTTATCTCTCTTGAGACGTCAAACTTGCTAAACATAGGAATGACAGAGACATGAAGAAAAACAGGGGCAGTCGTGTGTTCCCATTTACTATATAACTTAGGAAAAAGGCAAATTCCACTCTGAAAAGTGGAGATGCTTATATGCATAAGCAGAATCAAGATTTACTAACATTGACTGCTTTCTATTTTCTATTGAGAAGTCATTACCTGCTACGTTTTTAACATCATTGTAGCCATATTTCTTGGTTGCTGCCTCGAAGTCCTTTCCCAAGTGCTCTGCAATGCCTTCCTTTAGATTATAACAGCCAGACAGATTGATGACTGTCTGAACATCATGATGCATAGAAGCATATAGAAGCACAACATTCCCTCCTGCAACAGTTTATTTCAGATAGTTAATCAACATACAAGAACATGAAAAATGCAAGGACAGGCTGTCCTGGACAGCAATAGCAAAATGAATAAGggtacaagagcttctacccTTCTCTTTATCTTGAACTTTGATTTTTCAGTTGCACCTTAACAGGATTTCAGGAAGAAAAAGCCATAATGCAATTACGTAGGAGAAGAAACATTTATGTCTGATATCAAAAGATAATATTATCATATCCAGAGAACACCAATTAAGAAGGACCGCTAAAGCATAATATTTTCACGTGCAAACCTCTCTTTCTTCACCATTGTGAACAAAATACATTTGATACACTATCCAATTTTACGCAATAAATGACAAACCTTCCCTATGTCCAAGGATCGCTGTTACTTTGCGGCCTTCTCCATTGAAATATTTAACCACGGAGTGCAAGTCATCCACCTCTCTACAATAGTTACCATACTGAAACAAACCTTCGCTTTCACTAGAAAACAGTAGATAATGAACCAAGAAATGTGAAAGAACTAATGTTAGTCATTGTAAACAGAACTTTAGGACAATAAGTTTCTGAAAGCGATGATGAGGAGAGAGAAAGTTAATTAAGGAGAATTATGGAATAGAAATGCTGTAAACTTGTACTCTTTGACGCATCACAATGACCTTAAGTTAGGTGTATATTGCAAGTACTTTACTATCTCTACAAGCAATCAATAAAAGAAGCTCTAAATTCCAAAATTTAGAGTTTGACCAACCCTGCCCACATTATTGGAGTGATGATTTTTTCCCTAAGAGAAAAGGTCAGCACACAGTTTATCTTTATTTGGGAGTTAAAAGCCTCTAGTTTCAGGAAATTGAAGTAATACTATCGATCTATGTCGAGGAAGACGTAGAAGCCATAGATTAGAGACAGACTGAATATTACTAGTTCCTAAAACCAGTTATAACTGCACTCTTTGCACATAaaaagtgaaggaataagaAGAAGATACCATTCACACCAATAACAATAGTATGCCTGTAGAGCATtcagaataataaaataaaaaagctaTCCCTTATATAGAAATTGCCCGAACAATATAGATGGTGCTTTTAATACCAAGGGCTTACCCATTTCCAGGAAAATTAAAGCGAAATGCACTGATACTTTCTTTTTCCATAGCCGAAGCAAGATTCACCAAAATGTCAAAGTCCTATCAACAGAAACACAATGAAAAGTTAGATGCTTCATCAGCAACTCTCCCACTGTTAAACAGACTACATATATACTTACTTACCAATAAAGAAGCATGGAGAAACAGTCATCTGCTGTGATACTTAAACTTAAAGTTTTATCTCTTCATAACAATTTGCTCGAAAGAGTGGAAAGAAAATTTGCAAGTACTTGCATCATATTGATACAAGTAATTCCCAAACTACCGCTCGTACTTATATTTGTATGACTAGATGCTGTACAATCTTCACGAGGCTGAGCACTAGCTAAATACTGATGCTCTACTAGTATAACCCAATGTGCCTTACCAAGGGCATTGCCAAACTAGATTTGTTTACCTCAAATGAACCTAAATATTGACATCAAGAAACACTAccaccacaacaacaacaaaaaagccTCGGTCCTAACCAATCACGAATCAACAAAAAATCAGcaaaaaatttgtcaaaagCAAAGAATGTTGAAACAATACAGCCTAAAAATCTTATCAACAAGACATCCTTGGTGCAGTCTACTACTTGGGAATCCAAGGGTCTATTGGAAACAACCTCTATACCTCACACAAtgtaggggtaaggtttgcaTACAATTTACCCTCTTTAAACCCTAATCATGGGATCACATCAGGTATGTTGTTGTAGCCTACTACTAGGGAATTATCTGACATCATTCTTACACCTCCATCAAAATGCAGATTTAGCAAACTTCAAATGAGAGAGTATGCTTGGTCGTTTGGTCATGTCTTCCGTGGACCTTCAGATGTGTCCGTATGTGTGAAGCCATGATGAGTGAAGATGTTAAAAGTGAGATGAGGtagaattaaaaacaaattgaaGGGAAGTGTCTTGAAAGACCTACAGTCTCTTAGTACCAATGCAGATTAGTGGAATACAGCGAGTGGAAGAAAAAGATTTATATAGGCAATACCATTAGTAGGGAATATATTTTAATCATGTTAATACATTTACTTTAGTGATGCCTATCAGTACTTCTCatctttacttttattttgtataatgttCGCCCGAAATGAATTCAAATCAGGAACATGGTTAGTGCAGATTATAAGCCAATCCTAACTGAACATCTTCTCTTctcattcaattatttttttaggatgTTCATATTCACACCATAGCAGCTCAAGAGATTCGTAAAGATAAAATCAGAATGTCACAGTGGTGGCATGCTAGTACTACATAGATCTAAAACAACCGGGACAACTTACTTTCTAAAAACTTATGTCAGCTCCACTGGACTAGATGACTTGTCCAGTGGCACTTGACAAAACAAGTTTAGTAGAGAATTTGAAGAAAGTGCTTGATAGGCAAATGAAGAACAAGAACTATAGTAGAATTGGAACAGTTCAAACCTTCGAGGATTTGAATCCATGGCACAAGACAACAATCTCCCTAGATCTAGTATCATGCAACACACCAACTAGTTTCTCATTGTGTTGGTTCAGCACACTAATCTCCTTCTGCACAGCTGCTGAACATCAGGACACGTGCATCAGTAAGTAAGCAAAAGAACACAACATGTGCTATTAGTTGTCAAGGAATTCTATGTTGCCTCTTTCTCCAGTATAAGTGGGTTGATGAACATATTTTACCAGTTCCAGTTGGTATCACACTCCATATTGAGCATGGAGATGAGTATTAAATCTTTAACAACAAAAtgtaaacaaacaaaaacaggGATTATGTTTAGTTACTCAATGAGGTGGACTCTCTTGTTAGCCATGTCAAGCATTATTTATGGCGTAATTCAGTGTACATCCCAGAATAAATTCCGAAACAAAGTTTGCGGTCAATGTAACGAAGTTGCTGCAGCTAATTCGGTGTTAGCTACACAACTATTGGGCAGAAGATAGGAAGTCAGTATACTAGTCTAGCCAGGGAGTAGAGTATTAGTTACACGACTGAAACACTATTGCATAAAGCTGTTTGCAAACACTAGTAGCACACTGTGAACACCAAGTACCTACAACTTCAAAATGACATGGATAACTTACAAAGGAAGTTTGATAagatttgcaaaaaaaaaacaagtctaAGTATGGACTGCAGGGTTTAAAAAAGTTATGGAAGAAAAAATTAACCTGTAGGGAGGCCATCCAACAGCATAGGAAGCGGTCTAGAGAGAGGGTTGGTAGAAATTTTGAAATGGGCCTTCAATAGAAACACAAGGGACTCCTTGTACTTAGCAACAAACATGGGATCTGGAAAGAGATGTAACCCTTCTACTTGAGTGTGCCTAATATTGGGGGCATACCTGATGTTCCTTGTTGCAGCATCATGTAAGGCCAAAAaccctttttttgttttccacCAAACAGCTTCCCCGTTTCTTATCCCAAGGGGCTCATCcaatttatcatcaaaatcAATCTCTCTGTTAGACAACCGATCCATCCAAGTTTGTTCAGGTAGGCACTCATTCAATCTGTAGTCAGTGTTACGCGGTATGGTAAAAGGTGAAATATGGGATCTCTTGCTCCAAGAGATTGGATTCCCATATTGGTTCATAATCCAAATATCGAACCCAGTGTCATGAAGAAAGGAACCAACCACCAACTGAATGGACTGATCAGTTGTAGAAATATCCACT
The window above is part of the Solanum pennellii chromosome 5, SPENNV200 genome. Proteins encoded here:
- the LOC107018784 gene encoding uncharacterized protein LOC107018784 isoform X1, with protein sequence MYICWFRPSNIDEPIEWEDVSSLAPSSYARKKNVFMKGAIHWVAYKKADETHQRNSVLFYNVKTENFSEMNFPSSIEVTVASNYLLGGEDFKVDISTTDQSIQLVVGSFLHDTGFDIWIMNQYGNPISWSKRSHISPFTIPRNTDYRLNECLPEQTWMDRLSNREIDFDDKLDEPLGIRNGEAVWWKTKKGFLALHDAATRNIRYAPNIRHTQVEGLHLFPDPMFVAKYKESLVFLLKAHFKISTNPLSRPLPMLLDGLPTAAVQKEISVLNQHNEKLVGVLHDTRSREIVVLCHGFKSSKDFDILVNLASAMEKESISAFRFNFPGNGESEGLFQYGNYCREVDDLHSVVKYFNGEGRKVTAILGHREGGNVVLLYASMHHDVQTVINLSGCYNLKEGIAEHLGKDFEAATKKYGYNDVKNVAGNFDYRVTEKSLMDLLATNMDEAYLQIDKNCRVLTVHGSADIISSEDALEFNKKISNHKSHIIQGATHCYMSHKDERLPSCHS
- the LOC107018784 gene encoding uncharacterized protein LOC107018784 isoform X6 — protein: MMLQQGTSAVQKEISVLNQHNEKLVGVLHDTRSREIVVLCHGFKSSKDFDILVNLASAMEKESISAFRFNFPGNGESEGLFQYGNYCREVDDLHSVVKYFNGEGRKVTAILGHREGGNVVLLYASMHHDVQTVINLSGCYNLKEGIAEHLGKDFEAATKKYGYNDVKNVAGNFDYRVTEKSLMDLLATNMDEAYLQIDKNCRVLTVHGSADIISSEDALEFNKKISNHKSHIIQGATHCYMSHKDERLPSCHS
- the LOC107018784 gene encoding uncharacterized protein LOC107018784 isoform X4: MMLQQGTSAAVQKEISVLNQHNEKLVGVLHDTRSREIVVLCHGFKSSKDFDILVNLASAMEKESISAFRFNFPGNGESEGLFQYGNYCREVDDLHSVVKYFNGEGRKVTAILGHREGGNVVLLYASMHHDVQTVINLSGCYNLKEGIAEHLGKDFEAATKKYGYNDVKNVAGNFDYRVTEKSLMDLLATNMDEAYLQIDKNCRVLTVHGSADIISSEDALEFNKKISNHKSHIIQGATHCYMSHKDERLPSCHS
- the LOC107018784 gene encoding uncharacterized protein LOC107018784 isoform X2, with the protein product MYICWFRPSNIDEPIEWEDVSSLAPSSYARKKNVFMKGAIHWVAYKKADETHQRNSVLFYNVKTENFSEMNFPSSIEVTVASNYLLGGEDFKVDISTTDQSIQLVVGSFLHDTGFDIWIMNQYGNPISWSKRSHISPFTIPRNTDYRLNECLPEQTWMDRLSNREIDFDDKLDEPLGIRNGEAVWWKTKKGFLALHDAATRNIRPISKFLPTLSLDRFLCCWMASLQDFDILVNLASAMEKESISAFRFNFPGNGESEGLFQYGNYCREVDDLHSVVKYFNGEGRKVTAILGHREGGNVVLLYASMHHDVQTVINLSGCYNLKEGIAEHLGKDFEAATKKYGYNDVKNVAGNFDYRVTEKSLMDLLATNMDEAYLQIDKNCRVLTVHGSADIISSEDALEFNKKISNHKSHIIQGATHCYMSHKDERLPSCHS
- the LOC107018784 gene encoding uncharacterized protein LOC107018784 isoform X5, producing the protein MLLDGLPTAVQKEISVLNQHNEKLVGVLHDTRSREIVVLCHGFKSSKDFDILVNLASAMEKESISAFRFNFPGNGESEGLFQYGNYCREVDDLHSVVKYFNGEGRKVTAILGHREGGNVVLLYASMHHDVQTVINLSGCYNLKEGIAEHLGKDFEAATKKYGYNDVKNVAGNFDYRVTEKSLMDLLATNMDEAYLQIDKNCRVLTVHGSADIISSEDALEFNKKISNHKSHIIQGATHCYMSHKDERLPSCHS
- the LOC107018784 gene encoding uncharacterized protein LOC107018784 isoform X3 — translated: MLLDGLPTAAVQKEISVLNQHNEKLVGVLHDTRSREIVVLCHGFKSSKDFDILVNLASAMEKESISAFRFNFPGNGESEGLFQYGNYCREVDDLHSVVKYFNGEGRKVTAILGHREGGNVVLLYASMHHDVQTVINLSGCYNLKEGIAEHLGKDFEAATKKYGYNDVKNVAGNFDYRVTEKSLMDLLATNMDEAYLQIDKNCRVLTVHGSADIISSEDALEFNKKISNHKSHIIQGATHCYMSHKDERLPSCHS